One window from the genome of Dermacentor silvarum isolate Dsil-2018 chromosome 7, BIME_Dsil_1.4, whole genome shotgun sequence encodes:
- the LOC119459063 gene encoding acetylcholinesterase-1, with product MPKNYVIDASNTTEDCLHINVWVPGRCVNHTRRRAVVFWLFGGSFVSGGNSYDFYDGRFLAGLGGVVVAVPNYRVASFGFLNSGTGHVPGNMGLHDLLLALRWLQDNIESFGGDTERILVAGQSAGAIAASLLMASEHRNLFRRAYLMSGTLRTPLPDNDGYNARRNFAQFVADAGCKAGKIADSVHCLREANTTAILEASKRAALSLMPNVRGRVFQSHLEIHSREDAAPYKLEVLMSSTLSEGRAFFEMLLPAFVANADKITSSMLKSTFPYFFNSLSDSILDVAIGLLGTLYDLEDLERVGWTELIGDALFRCPTRAFAQELTHFGSTVYYHEYVPKPSFTVFGGNYATHSDDVPILFGYPFLYPHLATDEERQTSHRMIMTLSNFAKNG from the coding sequence ATGCCGAAGAACTATGTCATCGACGCGTCCAACACAACCGAGGACTGTTTGCACATCAACGTATGGGTGCCGGGTCGGTGCGTCAATCATACACGCCGCCGCGCCGTTGTGTTTTGGCTCTTCGGTGGCTCGTTCGTCAGTGGTGGCAACAGTTATGACTTCTACGACGGCCGCTTCCTGGCAGGCCTAGGTGGCGTGGTGGTCGCGGTGCCCAACTACCGCGTCGCTTCCTTTGGCTTTCTCAACTCGGGCACAGGCCATGTTCCAGGTAACATGGGGCTGCACGACCTGCTTCTCGCGCTCCGCTGGCTTCAGGATAATATAGAGTCTTTCGGAGGTGACACTGAGCGAATCTTGGTTGCCGGTCAGAGCGCCGGCGCCATCGCTGCCTCGCTGTTGATGGCCTCAGAGCACCGGAACTTGTTCCGCCGGGCGTACCTAATGAGCGGCACCCTACGCACGCCACTACCGGATAACGACGGATATAACGCGAGGCGCAACTTCGCCCAGTTTGTCGCCGATGCCGGCTGCAAGGCCGGCAAGATCGCCGACAGCGTCCACTGTCTTCGAGAGGCCAACACAACGGCTATCCTCGAAGCCAGCAAACGAGCAGCGCTTTCACTTATGCCGAATGTCAGAGGTCGAGTGTTCCAAAGTCACCTGGAAATACATTCAAGAGAAGACGCTGCGCCGTACAAATTGGAGGTCTTAATGAGCTCGACCCTATCGGAGGGTAGGGCCTTTTTTGAAATGCTACTGCCTGCATTCGTGGCAAACGCGGACAAAATCACATCTTCTATGCTGAAGTCGACTTTCCCATATTTTTTTAATAGTCTTTCGGACTCAATTTTGGACGTGGCGATCGGTCTCCTAGGAACGCTGTACGACCTCGAAGACCTGGAACGTGTGGGTTGGACAGAACTGATAGGTGACGCATTGTTTCGATGCCCGACAAGAGCCTTCGCCCAGGAGCTGACCCACTTCGGCAGCACGGTGTACTACCATGAATACGTGCCCAAGCCTTCCTTCACAGTTTTCGGAGGAAACTACGCAACGCACAGTGATGATGTGCCCATACTGTTTGGATATCCGTTCCTGTATCCACACCTGGCCACTGATGAAGAAAGACAAACGTCCCATCGTATGATCATGACGCTTTCAAATTTTGCGAAGAACGGGTAA